The Mycobacterium haemophilum DSM 44634 sequence TTCTGGTTCGCCGGCGCGCCGGACCGGGTGTCCGGCATCTCGTCGCCGGATGCCATCCCGGGTATCGGTGATATCACCAGCGCGGTGAGCACGATGAATCATCTGGCGTTTCACGTACCTGCTGAGAAGTTCGATGCCTACCGGCAACGGCTTAAGGACAAAGGTATACGGGTCGGCCCGGTGCTCAACCACGACGAGAGCCCGACGCAGGTTTCCGCGACCCTGCATCCAGGGGTCTACGTGCGGTCGTTCTACTTCCAGGACCCCGATGGCATTACGCTGGAATTCGCTTGCTGGACAATGGAGTTCGGTGCAAATGATACGCAGGCTGTACCGAAGACGGCCGCTGACCGGAGGCCTCGCATGGCGGCTCAGCGCTCATGATGACTGACCGTGTTTTGACCGACGCGCAGATCGCGGCGTTGTCTCCCGAGCAGCGGCGCGAGCTGATTTCTCGACTGGTGCAGCCGCTGAGCGAGCTGGTGGATCCGGTGGCCTTCAGCAAGGTGCGGCGTATCCGACTGAGTCTGATGGTCGGTAGTGCGATCGCATTGATCCCCTGGATTGTGTATCTCGCAATGACGCTGCCGCAGAACTACGTTGCCCACAACTGGCCCGCCACCTGGGTTGGATTCGACATCTTGTTGGTCGGGTTCATGTTGGCAACCGCCGTGCTCGGATACCTGCGCCGCCAGCTGCTGCTGCTCGCTGCGTTCACCTCCGGGGTGTTGCTGATCTGCGACGCATGGTTCGACCTCATGACCGCCGGACCCAATGACGTCTGGTTGTCGGTGATCACGGCCATGCTGGTCGAGGTGCCGTTGGCGATCCTGATGATGACCGGTGCGCAGCGCATTATGCGACTCACCTTGGCACGCTTGTGGCTGCTGGAGCCGGGGATGCGGCTGTGGCAGGTGCCGCTGTTCGCGTGAGGCGGGGACGGTAGAGGTCTGGGTCGGTGAGCTCGTCGAGCAGCGACGCCAATTGATCGACCAGCTGGTCGGGCTCTAGGTGGACGGCGCCGGCCAGCCAGGCACTGATAGCTTGCCCGACGCCGCCGACCACGAAATGCGCTGCCACTGTGAGGCGGTCGTTTGCCGGCACCCGCAGTGCGTTGCCAACATGCTGGCCGGACAGCAGGGCGAAAAGTGCGCTGGATTCGGCGCGTTTACGTGCGATTACCGGGTTGACCAGCTGTGTGCTGAACAGCAGATGCCCGATTCGTGTGTCGTCGGCGATGGTCCGCACGATGTTGGCCATCCCCGCGCGGGTCTGCTGGTGCGCCGGCACCGCGGCCACTGCGGCTTGGGTGGTGGCGACCAGATCGGCGACTACCCATTCGAAAACGTCGCTGACGAGTTCGTCTTTGTCAGTGAAACTTTCGTAGAAGTAGCGCGCCGCCAGGCCGGCCCGGTGACAGACGGCGCGGACGGTCAGCGCGGAAAGGCCCTGGTGGTCGGCCCCCAGCAGATCCAGGCCGGCGGCCAGTAGTCGGCCACGTCGTGCGGCCAGTCGCTGGCTGGCCTCAACGCCGCGGTACGGCCGCGCGCTCGATGCCTCGGCCACCCCGGATCGTTCGGTCACGGGCTCCATCTTGACACCAGCACAAGGCCCGGAACAGTATCAGGAAACAAACGTTCGCACAATTAGCGGGCAGCTGCCGCGGGAGGTCCTACATGGCAGTGCACCAGGCTTCTCCTGAACCCGTCGGGCATGTCGAGCGTGCAATCGCAGACCCGCCCCGTCTTCCGTTGGCCCGGCGCCGGCCAGCGATAGGAAGCCCCACCGATATGCACCACGGGTTGATGGGCGTGGCGCTACTGGCCGGTCCGGCCAACGTGATCATGCAATTGGCGCGACCCGGCGTCGGCTACGGCGTGATGGAGAGCCGCGTCGACAGCGGCCGCTTGGATCTGCACCCGATCAAGCGGGCGCGCACCACCTTTACTTACCTCGCCGTGGCTACCGCCGGCAACGGTGCTCAGAAAGCGGCCTTCCGCCGCGCGGTGAACCGCGCGCACGCGCAGGTGTACTCGACCGCCGAAAGCCCGGTGCAGTACAACGCGTTCGATCCTGACTTGCAGCTGTGGGTCGGGGCGTGTCTCTACAAGGGTGCGGTCGATATCTATCGCATCTTCATCGGAGAGCTAAGCGACGAGGACGCCGACCGCCACTACCGGGAGGGCATGACGCTGGCGACCACGTTGCAGGTGCCGTCCGAAATGTGGCCACCGGACCGGGCGGCCTTCGATCGGTACTGGCAGGAGTCGCTGGCCAAAGTGCACATCGACGACGCCGTCCGTGACTACCTGTATCCGATCGCTGCAGCCCGCATCAAGGGGATCGCCTTGCCACGCCGCGTGCGGCGGCTATCGGACAACGTCGCGTTGCTGATTACCACCGGATTCTTGCCGCAGCGATTCCGCGACCAGATGCGGTTGCCGTGGGACGCCGTCAAACAACGGCGGTTCAACCGGTTGATGGCCGTATTGCGCATCGCGAACCGGCTCATGCCGCGGTTTGTCCGGCAGTTTCCCTTCAACGTGTTGCTGTGGGATCTGGACCGGCGGGTCAGGACGGGGCGTCCGCTGGTCTAGTCGAGGTAGCGCTTGTGGGCGCCGCTTGCCGACGATGTCTCGTTTGGTGTGGGCCAGTGGCCGATAACGCCGCTGAACTCGAGGTCGGTTTGGGCGAAGTCATTGCCTACGGCCAGCAGTGGTTGGTGACTCAGTTGCGCGGCCGCGTAGCTCATACAGTCCCCGAAGTTAAGGGCTGCGGGATGACGGCCCTTGCCGTACTGCAGGAAGGCCCGTTGCGCGGCGGTCGCATGGTCATAGGTGAAAGGCTCTACACCCAAGTTGATTTCGCTGCGCAGGCGTTCAAAGATGGTGCGTCCCACCGGCCCGTGGCGTGCTGTTAGGACGATGAGGCATTCAGCAACGGTTGGGGCCGACATGACCGGGCTACGAGCACCGGCCAGCGCGGCCACAACCTGCCCGGTATGGGGTTGCTCGTCTTGAATCAGGGCCACGATCGCGCTGGTGTCGATGATCATCGCAGCGGGCTCAAACTCCCGTTGTGGGGTCGTAGCCAAGAATTTCCTCGCGTTCGCGTTTGGCGATGGGGGTGTGGTCCGTGAGTAGCGGCCAGATTTCGGTGCGCATGACGTCGAGGAGCTGTGTCTGACGGTCGTCCGCGCGCGATCCCAGAAGCGCCAGCTGGGCGTGCAGGGCGTGGCGGATAGCGGCAGTTTTAGTGGTGTGCAG is a genomic window containing:
- a CDS encoding type II toxin-antitoxin system VapC family toxin, whose protein sequence is MIIDTSAIVALIQDEQPHTGQVVAALAGARSPVMSAPTVAECLIVLTARHGPVGRTIFERLRSEINLGVEPFTYDHATAAQRAFLQYGKGRHPAALNFGDCMSYAAAQLSHQPLLAVGNDFAQTDLEFSGVIGHWPTPNETSSASGAHKRYLD
- a CDS encoding TetR/AcrR family transcriptional regulator is translated as MAEASSARPYRGVEASQRLAARRGRLLAAGLDLLGADHQGLSALTVRAVCHRAGLAARYFYESFTDKDELVSDVFEWVVADLVATTQAAVAAVPAHQQTRAGMANIVRTIADDTRIGHLLFSTQLVNPVIARKRAESSALFALLSGQHVGNALRVPANDRLTVAAHFVVGGVGQAISAWLAGAVHLEPDQLVDQLASLLDELTDPDLYRPRLTRTAAPATAASPAPAATSVPR
- a CDS encoding oxygenase MpaB family protein, encoding MAVHQASPEPVGHVERAIADPPRLPLARRRPAIGSPTDMHHGLMGVALLAGPANVIMQLARPGVGYGVMESRVDSGRLDLHPIKRARTTFTYLAVATAGNGAQKAAFRRAVNRAHAQVYSTAESPVQYNAFDPDLQLWVGACLYKGAVDIYRIFIGELSDEDADRHYREGMTLATTLQVPSEMWPPDRAAFDRYWQESLAKVHIDDAVRDYLYPIAAARIKGIALPRRVRRLSDNVALLITTGFLPQRFRDQMRLPWDAVKQRRFNRLMAVLRIANRLMPRFVRQFPFNVLLWDLDRRVRTGRPLV
- a CDS encoding type II toxin-antitoxin system VapB family antitoxin → MALNIKDPEVDRLAAEMANRLHTTKTAAIRHALHAQLALLGSRADDRQTQLLDVMRTEIWPLLTDHTPIAKREREEILGYDPTTGV
- a CDS encoding VOC family protein, yielding MIKPHSTNSEFELGGINHVALVCSDMARTVDFYSNILGMPLIKSLDLPEGQGQHFFFDAGNGDCVAFFWFAGAPDRVSGISSPDAIPGIGDITSAVSTMNHLAFHVPAEKFDAYRQRLKDKGIRVGPVLNHDESPTQVSATLHPGVYVRSFYFQDPDGITLEFACWTMEFGANDTQAVPKTAADRRPRMAAQRS